The DNA region TGACACTAGACTCAAAtatttttctaccataaaaatttcagaatttatactttagccaataagtacagtaaattcttcaaatttatccatgttctgctgtttgacagcttcgaccttaattatctcttagtacgggctTTTAATGATGcctccgtttgtttctattgaaaatagactcattaaggatttataaatataaatttaagcccctaattattttttttacaattttttatgattttacaaagtcaggataggggaacccgaaatcattctgaccttgtcttacaaaatttattataactcataatttacaattccatttcttacacctcttcttctatgaaaaactagattcaataagctttaatttcatattttattcatcctctaattcgattttcataatttttggtgctttttcaaagttagcctaccgctgctatccaaaactattttagtgcaaaatattgattaccaagtttataacacccttatttcctttctctatactatttcccatcattttctcttatttcccttcactaatatatgaAGAACAtagaattttatataataaaactctactttaatatcattttcatgcttttgataTTACCTTATAAAAGAAAACTCTACTTAAAATGTATTGAAATCTTAAAATTCTTAcattgtcctattgatttcaatctttaacttaattttctccctctttcagcttctaattcttgaatctaacttgatattctagctccccatagtctccttgttatttttctctcttggtagttATGGAAATTCTCTTGAttactaagtgaaaatggtgaatttttggtggaaggacctatttgtaaagaaagcaaaactttctttctttctctcttcacaAACGTTGGATGCATGGGAAAGGTGGTGGATGGTgtgtgtgttcttttttttttccacacacacatatatatacttaataaaataataaaaatatcttattaaaatattaataaagtaatatttatctatttaatttaaaatatcatcaacataatcattacattctagaattctctctcttactaattgatcattttgcccttcatgatcttttaaaattctatcATTGAGTTATAACTTAATTTGGAAACATTGCAatttagtaagagagagaatatatactagaattctctctctcattcactttccttagtttctagattattccacccctaaaatatttacactattggtccatcaaattttttatatttacactttaacccctcaacttttgagtatttactcttggcaACAAattttttctcacttttacaatttagtcttttcttgaattaataatgtaatatatcataatatacttcccaatgtcgacataattcaaaatttccctttttgtcactttatttccttacttaattatatcaaggataatatcttactttcttactgtagtaattttcggggtattacattctTAATCATTTTCTAccacattaaaatatatatactaactTGAGTTTGTTCCCTAGttgctaaaaataaaataggtaaaataaaaAAGTGGGACTTGAATCTTGGCTCTCTAGGGAGTTTATTAAGCTCTCTTCCACCTAGACGAAGGCTCAAATTCTTAATGGttttattaattctaaccatataatttttggggtgttacagctttaGTTCCTCAAACAACCATCGAAGCTTGGCCATCCTCTGGCACATCTCCCCAAAATCTGAGGGAGTAAATAGTTCATTATCTGTAGTAGGTCATTGCTTTCCTAGTTACATTGCCAACTCTATCGACTGTCATTGTTATTCCCTTAGACCTAGCTTCTCAACAATAGTATTTTGGGTCCCAATTACATTTATACACATGGATTGTTACATGGATGCCACATgagcaattaaattaattttaaaaattaaaaaaattatttaaaaatttaaattttaaaaaagttcaaaaattataaaaaattataaatttttttaatttaaaaaattaattaattactcaaGTGGCATACACATGGATGCCATGTTAGCAAAGTTAACAGACGTCAACTTTTCCATCCATTCtggagtgatttgacaaacaatgtaAGTTCAATAgctaaaagaggtgaaaattaaatgaaatgctaaaataactttgtttttttgtaaaattaaagaGCCAAACCAATCATTATgctaaaaaattaagaattaaatttagattataaaatttatttagtaCATCACTTAAAATTAAGAACCAAATATAATTAAACTTTTGATATCAActttaatttatgaaattttaattttacttttttttatcgtaattttttttaaaaaatatgctattaacaaaatcaatttttaaacaAATAGTTTTTTATAGAAGTATTTAAAGGATAATATAATAATTgaagttaaatatattttttattaaatgataatttttatctacttatcatttttaacactttttcattaaaaaaattcgaaattaatttttatcttgaattattaaatatatttcttaaaatatgaaatatttaaaaatttaatttttaattaatattaaacatCCCAACAGTTTTAAAACTGGTGTGAATATATGGAAGTAAACTAAAACTCCATGAACTTAATTATTGATCAAAACACATTCATTGAAATATAGGATCAAATATAGTCCATGAAACTTTGTTGCTTCCAATAAATGCCccccctctttttttttcatttttgggtacacattatttatttatttatttccgtAGCATTACGATTTTTAATATTCAATCTTTAATACAATGTCTAGAATTATCTATAGTCCTTTTATAAcctttaaataagaggataatacacTTTAACATACTCGAACTCACGTCATTTTATACTGACAACAATATcgatattaattaaactaatactCAATTACTTTTTTTGGATACACATTTTAAATCCCAGTTAACAACGTTGATATACTGCCACACAAAGTTGACTGGGTGTCTGAAGATTTGCTGTTGGCCATTCAACAACGTACGGTAAATGTTCTATAAAATGAATGCGACATCGGAAGTTTAAAGAAGAGGAGTGGCGTTTAAGCAAAAGTATGCTCCTTCAAGGAGACTAGTAGTGGTAGTAGTAAATAATTCTTTGAAACTATTTTCAATTGCACCTTGATTATCTATAATTCAAAAAATACTacatttaaaagataaaattaaaaatattacaataatGTAGTTCATGAGTCTAAAGGTATTTATGAgaagaatttaatttatgtatgaTATCATATCAAACATAATTGTTTAAATCTAATTTAGAcctttttcaaatttataaatgattaattaGAACCCATTTAGacctacatatattttttaaaaataatattgtttttttaatatttagtaaaATTATATGCTAAAGGCGTGAGTTCGAGtatgttgaagcgcattatcctcctatttaagggttggagagAGGTTATGGGTAATTCTaaacattatatcaaaaagagcatatatgataaGAACCGATAATTGACTAAAGCACACTCGAACCCACAATCTCTTGCATTGACATCAATATCGatatcaattgaattaagactcaatcgttGTTATTATCTTTTCAAAATACAAACaactaacatattttttttacaattttcattaTAGTATAATGTatgtaatttttatatgatatattttacataatgcataaaataaaattaaaagaacatattATAAATGTGAAAAAACAGGAAACGTTAAGCTAAGGATTTTAAATATTCGACCTCGAgcattatacatatttttaaaaatcttaaattatttGCCCTAACTCAATTTTGAGcctaatattttagttaaatcatCTCAATTATTAAGCAAATCGTTAACCTATCTCTTGAACAGAGCAACtcttacttatatatatatatatataaaagagttgAAATTATTTCTCAATAACTAAGGGAAGctagttaaaattattttatttattaataattaactcTAGAACGAagggtttaagatttaatttattagtaacaTGAAAGATTAGAAAAATTCATGAGGCTTATTTAGATTAGATTACACTTTCATGGAATATAAATTGTACATGTAGtttatataaaatcatattatttttcacaagtattagaataattaaaagaattatgaaTTTAACTAATGTAATTGACAAgataaatattttaagttatcaAGTATGGTACCTATATTCAATAAACTTAAATATTggccattttaccaaaaaaagtcCATTTCcgaaattatttacgaaaatgggcTAACTTTTTGATTATTTATTGAAAAGGGCCGAATTTCACGAAAACGCATTCACGTCAACACAATTTCAGGGAATATGCCAACAAAACGTGTTCCTGGGGGAGagtttttgccatgtcagcacaagTAGCACCCCTGTGGATGCACTTTGCTGATGTGACAAAAACGCTCCCTCAAGGATGCGTTTTAGCCatgtttaaattttcaaaaaaggtcattttttaaaatattataaaaatagaccaatttttttacaaatttacaagaATAAACTTTAAAAAAGGCTCAAAGTGACAACACTATTTTTTTTAAGGTGTCACCAATTAATAcggaaataaaacttacaaagcaaatttttatatagatccaaaatctcatttccctTCGTTTTCTTAAGTAATGTGggatatgaaatatgtatatatatagactcatgaataAGTTTGTAGCTTGTTCCTAAACAATGTGTgattccttcctcttttaactaacaacatgaGACTAAATGAtacactatattttataatttttttacaaaacaatttctatttttgatattttgttaacattttctcatattataaaattatcttttgagaTATTTAATCTTGTtgcattttaaaattgttaacaTATACAAAAGAACTATTAAAAAAAGAGAACAAATTGCACATATGAAACTTGTACATACAATAATCTTCTATTCAACTTTAAATGTTTGAAGTTAATATCAAtgcaattctaatttttaaaataattttccattatttaaatttaaaagttatacttttaattttttaatttttaatttttattttatattatgaatgtttgattaataaataaatggtgagtaTTTGGCACTCAAAtagtattttttgtaattttaaaaaattgatatatcttttttaaatatttatttatttttaatattttactatactcattaatttttttaattctaattttaatttaattttcatcaccTAATGAATGCTGATAAATTTATTTCAGATATATTGTGACTAGATAGATAATCTATTTAAACATagtatataattatgttaaataagttttttttaatagaaatatataatatacataaaatataataattatttttcatatttttatatctagattaaattacattagtagtcactTAACTTTGATTTTTTAGCTATcgaattataaaaacttacaaaatgatcactcaactattggtaattttttaaatatttatttttttaatattttatcatactcattttatattttataatttttttacttacagagtttaaaatttttatttataatgtaacaaatgttaactttttgtaaaaaaatttaaactctaagtaaaaaaatataaaatatagtgtagTTTTTAATCTCATGTTATTagttaaaagagaaagaaatcccatATTGTTTAGGAACAAGTTGCAAACCTATTCATGAGTCTAGATGTACACATATCGCATATCCCACATTTCTTaagaaaacaagggaaatgagACTTTAAGTCTATATAAAGATTTGCTGTGtaagttttgtttttatattaattgGCGACAtctttaaaaaagtaattttatcactttgagccttttttaaggtttattcttgtaaattttcaaaaagatttgtctatttttataatatttaaaaaaataacattttttgaaaattttaacacaaGCTAAAACGCATCCCTAGAACGTGTTTTGCTAGCATATCCCCTAAAATCGTACTAACGTGGATATGTTTTCCCGGAAATTTGGCATTttttggtaaataattaaaaagttagcctattttcgtaaataattttagaaatgagtttttttggtaaaatggccTTAAATATTTgtcattaaaataaatacaaaaaatagaaaaggaacaaaaatcaattgaattttaTAAACGTAAAAAGCAAAATTTCGAAATCTCtataggaaaaaaaaattaaacaattaatgttgaaaagaaaacacaaaataaaataataatatatctcGCAATCGTAAGAATGTGTATTATTTATAGGTCAACATTTGCACAAAGATGGAAAAAACCAAATCACTCTCAATGAatcaaaacaatttttaaaatctCATGGCTATTTTCTAATGCTAACATCAAGGTTATTTTTGGGCACCTTTTCAATGTTTTTTAGCCACGAGGATCGAAACAACCTGACTATATCTTTCAGTACGCTTTTCAATAGTATAGGTTAGAGTTATTTATACTCGGATCAGGTTTACGTTTGAACTGAATTAAGTAAAGAATTTAggtttgatttaaaaaatgtcctaaaattttatttaatactagtccgaataaaaatattaaaactcaaGTCTGGTCCGATTCactcatattaaaattttttatataaaataaattttaaaaatataataaatcaaatacactaaaaatattaaaataaatgtttctcaacaaataatttttttaaaaaatatatatatacttaaataacactatgagcaatttaacaagcaaatacttctaaaataatagcaaaattaataataaaataagagttatataatatacaaacaataataacaatataatagtgaaattatagcaaaacaatgaaaaaaaagtaaaaaatagtagcagtatttttttttttgcaaattcgggTTGGGCTCAGGGCCGGGCAAAAAAAAGCTTACCCAAGGCTCGGATTTTTTAGAAAACGggtcttattttttttatctatgcCTATTTTTCAAACCTATAATTTTGCCCAAATCATTTTACTTTTCGAGCAGACTTAAATTTTCAAGTGACCCGACCCATAGACAAGTCTAATATAGACTCAAGTCAAAGTTTATTAGGCTAACCTATGATCAATAACAGTAAAGTGGGTCAAATTGAAATCTTTAAACAGGTCCAAATCacaaaatattatcaaaattcaTCTTCAAATTCCTTTTGGTCTAATTCATTCACCTATTCCATTAAAAATCTAAATATAActcagaaataaataattaatcattcaaaatcataaaacacaaggaaaaatgtcatgtaataaatataaattacatgatgcagAAAAATCAAGTTTCAAATGACCTTATCTTTTATCTTCAAATTGCCAAGAATGGTTACATAAACATAGAAGCATCTATAAATTCAAAATCTGAGAGGATTTACTGAAGTATATTTGAGTTGTAACATCAAATAGGTAACCCCACCAAAGCAACTATGAACTAATCCATTATTGGGTGTTGGCTAAAGAATATATACTGCCAACTGCCACGCACCCATTTGCCTCAGACTGAGACCGACTGTTGAAAACGACTCAACCTTGgagaaaaaataaaggaaaactcTTATCACACACACCTCAATGCTATACATACACAAGTGAAATAATTAAAAGACACAAAGTGGTATATGCAAAAATTTCGCTTTCATGAACAGAGTCGAGGCAGGGGTCTTGCATTACTATGGGTTAATACTTTGGCTTtcatgattttggccatttgggTCTGCATTTTCTTACACAATTTCTCCAATTCCATCACCCTCCATTGCATCCCTTGTAATTGTGCTCTGAGCTTTTCATTGTAAACTACAACTTGTTCCCTGCCCCTATCTTCCTTTGCGGTGAAATCCGTATAATGCTTGGCATTGTGCATGCCCTCAAGCAAGTTCTTAAGCTTCCATTGCTGTGAAATAAGAGCTTGCACTGCGCTTGTTGATGGgaattttgtgttttgagaaagGTGCATGCAGGCCTCACTAGAGAGCTTCTTATAGTTCAATCCACCACATATCTCCATTTTTTCTACTTCAGACAACCCTGTATGAACCTACTGAAAGCATATTTGAtccaaatgaacaaaaaaaaaaaaaagagaacatatATAACCTTTTATAAATGATATCAAAGTCTACCTCCAAATAAATGTCCATGGCATGGTACAGTTCATCCCATGAGTCCCTGGAAGAATCCGGCAGGACCATTACCAAAGCTGAAAACTTGGATGATTTTAGGCAACGATCCGGAGCTACTTCTGTTATATACAGATCTATCAAGCTAGCTACCTTTTTCATTTGTATCAGAGATAATTCCGAGCCTCCATCACGTAAAAATGCCTTGAGGAACCTAAGAACAAGGTTTACATCATACAGATAACTTCTCCCATATGATGGAATTAGGAGATTGTCTATTGTTGCTTGATCTAGTTGAGAACCTATCATACTCTCCAACTTGTTCCTGCAACTTTTGCTTATGTTGGAACGCAGCACCGGACGAAGAACGCCAAACAAACTCTTGCACGAAATAGAACTCGGATCAAGAGTGTAAAGCATATCGATCACAATTTCTAGAACTTCACGTTTCTCATC from Gossypium hirsutum isolate 1008001.06 chromosome A04, Gossypium_hirsutum_v2.1, whole genome shotgun sequence includes:
- the LOC107948998 gene encoding BTB/POZ domain-containing protein At3g22104 isoform X1, translated to MEDPIPLLIPRYMPTRMLEDKPRVWLVSAVESMEMNISVSGAGNCNLLQKTKDSIDELSFWTWSDLLVALKHYQDSPRTATSSGILEKCLDSLVGRLAMASEVTPCASTSSPDSSGLRISFNTRSTQSSKNGLFRATWWFEDLSALNPNLIEMLVKSMVSRGYNHVIVSGFLFYYQKSKFYTASSDEKREVLEIVIDMLYTLDPSSISCKSLFGVLRPVLRSNISKSCRNKLESMIGSQLDQATIDNLLIPSYGRSYLYDVNLVLRFLKAFLRDGGSELSLIQMKKVASLIDLYITEVAPDRCLKSSKFSALVMVLPDSSRDSWDELYHAMDIYLEVHTGLSEVEKMEICGGLNYKKLSSEACMHLSQNTKFPSTSAVQALISQQWKLKNLLEGMHNAKHYTDFTAKEDRGREQVVVYNEKLRAQLQGMQWRVMELEKLCKKMQTQMAKIMKAKVLTHSNARPLPRLCS
- the LOC107948998 gene encoding BTB/POZ domain-containing protein At3g22104 isoform X2, whose product is MEDPIPLLIPRYMPTRMLEDKPRVWLGAGNCNLLQKTKDSIDELSFWTWSDLLVALKHYQDSPRTATSSGILEKCLDSLVGRLAMASEVTPCASTSSPDSSGLRISFNTRSTQSSKNGLFRATWWFEDLSALNPNLIEMLVKSMVSRGYNHVIVSGFLFYYQKSKFYTASSDEKREVLEIVIDMLYTLDPSSISCKSLFGVLRPVLRSNISKSCRNKLESMIGSQLDQATIDNLLIPSYGRSYLYDVNLVLRFLKAFLRDGGSELSLIQMKKVASLIDLYITEVAPDRCLKSSKFSALVMVLPDSSRDSWDELYHAMDIYLEVHTGLSEVEKMEICGGLNYKKLSSEACMHLSQNTKFPSTSAVQALISQQWKLKNLLEGMHNAKHYTDFTAKEDRGREQVVVYNEKLRAQLQGMQWRVMELEKLCKKMQTQMAKIMKAKVLTHSNARPLPRLCS